The following proteins are encoded in a genomic region of Microbacterium sp. NC79:
- a CDS encoding type II secretion system protein M, translating into MSTPRPRRHSPAVYRRRRIVVFGGLLVFILAIVLLIWQPWSSATPSPSPTTSGSPSATAPADAAAANDGTTEANGTAETNGTADGAQSAESGGEGETTPVEELPTEQPEAEIVACGPQDVRVDASTDKSEYGADELPQLTLSLTNLTARDCTIDVGTAAQSFTITSGNDVWWRSTDCQANPTNQIVTLAAGQTAASQVPLVWDRTRSSVSTCADETRPRAGGGGASYHLTVTIASFESQGSAQFMLY; encoded by the coding sequence ATGTCTACTCCACGTCCACGTCGCCACTCGCCAGCGGTGTATCGCCGTCGGCGCATTGTCGTGTTCGGTGGACTGCTTGTTTTCATTCTCGCCATCGTTCTGCTGATTTGGCAGCCGTGGAGCTCGGCCACCCCGTCGCCTTCACCGACGACAAGCGGATCGCCGTCTGCCACGGCGCCGGCTGACGCCGCAGCCGCCAATGACGGAACCACGGAGGCAAACGGAACCGCGGAGACAAACGGAACAGCGGATGGTGCGCAAAGCGCAGAATCCGGCGGTGAAGGCGAAACAACCCCCGTCGAGGAACTGCCCACTGAGCAACCCGAGGCTGAAATTGTCGCCTGCGGTCCGCAGGATGTCCGCGTAGATGCCTCGACAGACAAGTCTGAATACGGCGCGGATGAACTGCCGCAGCTGACGCTTTCGCTCACGAACCTTACGGCGCGTGACTGCACGATCGATGTCGGCACCGCCGCTCAATCCTTCACGATCACGAGCGGCAATGACGTATGGTGGCGGTCGACGGACTGCCAGGCCAACCCGACGAACCAAATCGTGACGCTGGCTGCGGGGCAGACCGCCGCAAGCCAGGTTCCGCTCGTCTGGGATCGGACACGCTCCTCGGTATCAACGTGCGCCGATGAAACACGCCCGCGTGCGGGCGGTGGCGGAGCGTCGTACCACCTCACGGTGACGATCGCTTCGTTTGAATCGCAGGGCAGCGCCCAGTTCATGCTCTATTGA
- a CDS encoding dehydrogenase encodes MASSRSRKKEFRSEALAQALERKDMAAVALALRNGNTVLPLMKPAAKDNPLDRGDVWTYRDAEGNVALLIFSDAKNKPANLPPGVALYSPLWLKDFLTRHQGVITTVFFDIAGPHPMQADPADILAALDV; translated from the coding sequence ATGGCATCGTCGCGTTCCCGTAAGAAAGAGTTCCGCTCTGAGGCCCTCGCACAGGCCCTTGAGAGGAAGGACATGGCGGCCGTCGCGCTCGCACTTCGTAACGGCAATACCGTGCTTCCGCTGATGAAGCCAGCGGCCAAAGACAACCCGCTCGATCGTGGCGATGTATGGACGTATCGCGATGCTGAGGGAAACGTCGCGCTCCTGATTTTCAGCGACGCAAAGAACAAGCCGGCAAACCTGCCACCGGGGGTTGCGCTGTACTCACCCCTCTGGCTGAAAGACTTTCTCACCCGCCACCAGGGTGTGATCACAACGGTGTTTTTTGACATCGCTGGCCCGCACCCGATGCAGGCCGACCCTGCTGACATTCTCGCCGCGCTCGACGTGTAG
- the radA gene encoding DNA repair protein RadA, whose translation MASRRTTEVSFKCTECGWTTMKWAGRCGECQQWGTVVEFGVQAGIAKPKVTALAPSAERAAKPITQIDTTESPRRTSGVSEFDRVLGGGIVPGAAILLSGEPGVGKSTLLLEVAAQSARAGRRVLYASGEESPAQVRLRAERTGALHDELFLASETDLATILGHIDEVQPALVIIDSIQTVASALSEGAAGHPSQVREVAATLVRVAKERGLPIIIVGHVTKDGQVAGPRLLEHLVDVVCQFEGDRQTSLRFIRALKNRFGPTDDVGCFEMSGAGIIEVTDPSSLFLSRGLPEPGTCVAIALEGRRALPVEVQALTVAATGPAPRRIVHGVDAARVAMVLAVLERRAGIRTSGFDVYVSTVGGVRFTEPAADLAIAIAVAGSVLNTAVPSDLAAIGELSLAGEIRPVTQVAQRRAEGKRLGYDMLIDDRSKTLRGALADLRTRTRAAEPQGPQF comes from the coding sequence ATGGCAAGCCGACGAACCACCGAGGTCTCCTTCAAATGCACCGAGTGCGGGTGGACCACCATGAAATGGGCGGGGCGCTGCGGCGAATGCCAGCAGTGGGGAACCGTCGTTGAGTTTGGTGTGCAGGCGGGCATCGCGAAGCCCAAGGTGACGGCTCTCGCACCGTCGGCTGAGCGGGCTGCAAAGCCCATCACGCAGATTGATACAACGGAGTCCCCTCGGCGCACGAGCGGCGTGAGCGAGTTTGACCGCGTGCTGGGCGGCGGCATCGTTCCCGGTGCTGCGATCTTGCTGTCGGGTGAGCCCGGTGTGGGCAAGTCAACGCTGCTGCTCGAGGTGGCCGCACAGTCGGCGCGTGCGGGGCGACGCGTGTTGTATGCGAGCGGCGAGGAGTCACCCGCACAGGTACGGCTCCGTGCCGAACGCACCGGGGCTTTGCACGACGAGCTTTTTCTGGCGAGCGAGACTGACCTGGCGACAATCCTCGGTCACATCGACGAAGTACAGCCCGCGCTGGTCATCATCGATTCCATTCAGACGGTCGCCTCCGCTCTCTCCGAGGGGGCAGCCGGCCACCCCAGCCAGGTGCGTGAAGTCGCAGCCACCCTCGTGCGGGTTGCGAAAGAGCGCGGGCTACCCATCATCATCGTCGGTCACGTCACAAAAGACGGTCAGGTTGCTGGGCCGCGTCTGCTCGAGCACCTCGTTGATGTGGTGTGCCAGTTTGAGGGCGACAGGCAAACGTCGCTGCGCTTCATCCGTGCGTTGAAAAACCGCTTCGGCCCGACCGACGATGTGGGCTGCTTCGAAATGAGCGGCGCAGGCATCATCGAAGTGACCGACCCATCGTCGCTGTTCTTGTCACGGGGACTCCCCGAACCCGGAACCTGTGTCGCCATCGCATTGGAGGGGCGCCGGGCACTTCCGGTCGAGGTGCAAGCACTCACCGTCGCAGCCACCGGGCCGGCGCCACGCCGCATCGTGCACGGCGTCGACGCCGCACGCGTCGCGATGGTGCTCGCCGTGTTGGAACGCCGGGCAGGCATCCGCACCTCCGGCTTTGACGTCTACGTATCCACAGTCGGCGGCGTGCGCTTTACCGAACCGGCTGCTGACCTTGCGATTGCGATCGCCGTCGCCGGCTCCGTCTTGAACACCGCGGTTCCGTCAGACCTCGCCGCTATTGGTGAGCTGAGCCTCGCAGGCGAAATCCGGCCGGTGACGCAAGTGGCACAGCGCCGCGCGGAAGGAAAGCGCCTCGGCTACGACATGCTCATTGATGACCGTTCAAAGACGCTGCGCGGTGCACTCGCCGATCTCCGCACGCGCACCCGCGCGGCAGAACCGCAAGGACCGCAGTTCTAA